A genomic window from Serinus canaria isolate serCan28SL12 chromosome 4A, serCan2020, whole genome shotgun sequence includes:
- the LOC103816296 gene encoding diacylglycerol kinase delta isoform X7, translating into MAEKLVPGDLFSRKTRESVSSLDLDKLAPISPEAGGEESSDSEGEQEDSSHKLIRKVSTSGQMRSKKSVKEGLLLKQTSSFQRWKRRYFKLRGRTLYYAKDAKSLIFDEVDLSDASVAETSTKNINNSFTVITPFRKLILCAENRKEMEDWITALKSVQKWEIHEATQFNMEHFSGIHNWYACSHARPTFCNVCREALPGVTSHGLSCEVCKFKAHKRCAVRATNNCKWTTLASIGIEIIEDEDGVAMPHQWLEGNLPVSARCAVCDRTCGSVRRLQDWRCLWCKAIVHSACKELLGKRCPLGQYKVSIIPPTALNSIDSDGFWKATCPSTCSSPLLAFVNSKSGDNQGVKFLRKFKQFLNPAQVFDLMNGGPHLGLRLFQKFSTFRILVCGGDGSVGWVLSEIDALGLHKQCQLGVLPLGTGNDLARVLGWGSLCDDDTQLLQILEKLERATTKMLDRWSVLTYEAPKQSPSALKEEENGDSNIQVQISHYVDSVAFHLAKILESDKHSVVISSAKFLCGTVNDFVTEVGQAYKRATENKQEAELMARKCAMLNEKLDSLVRELNEEAQAIMAPEEMAQATHADVKDQEKAGSFNTNPQPRIFKSKEQLMLRANSLKKALRQIIEQTEKAVDEQNKQTQAYQGSVGPSKDSSEELKKEEEKLTSRRVTVTSASSSIILDRPDTFGSLQFPEDPSTLHFLEKCVMNNYFGIGLDAKISLEFNNKRDEHPKKCSSRTKNMMWYGVLGTKELLQRTYKNLEQRVQLECDGVPISLPSLQGIAVLNIPSYAGGINFWGGTKEDNNFGAPSFDDKKLEVVAVFGSIQMAVSRVINLQHHRIAQCRVVKITIRGDEGVPVQVDGEAWIQPPGIIKIQHKNRAQMLTRDRAFESTLKSWEDKQKGESYRAATRPRLSSQQSMEYLTEEESSLLQQVSQVAETLIARIHEAAKAHKAMEQELAHAVNASSLALSEALSHKAAGTSEFLSRNVAVEMVLSIKELWAETRAFLEGKALDSPQEEEALQGPLSVLGQELQRLLDIHWLGPIAHPAEEEGASKGSFKLRLNIPKSRKEKDKLQKQKANSVLPADKWGSEEVAAWLETLGLGEYRDIFVRHDIQGSELILLERRDLKDLGITKVGHMKRILQAIKELSNLP; encoded by the exons ATGGCCGAGAAGCTGGTGCCTGGGGACCTGTTCTCAAGGAAGACCCGGGAATCAGTGTCATCCCTGGACTTAGACAAGCTGGCACCCATCTCTCCCGAGGCTGGTGGTGAGGAGTCGTCCGACAGCGAGGGCGAGCAGGAGGACAGTTCTCACAAGCTCATCCGGAAGGTTTCCACCTCAGGGCAGATGAGAAGCAAG AAGAGCGTAAAGGAGGGGCTGTTGCTGAAGCAGACGAGCTCCTTCCAGAGGTGGAAGAGACGATACTTCAAGCTGCGAGGCAGGACACTTTATTATGCTAAGGATGCCAAG TCCCTGATCTTTGATGAAGTGGACCTGTCTGATGCCAGTGTGGCCGAGACCAGCACCAAGAACATCAACAACAGTTTCACG GTGATCACGCCATTCAGGAAGCTCATTTTATGTGCGGAGAACCGGAAGGAGATGGAGGACTGGATCACAGCCCTGAAATCTGTCCAGAAGTGGGAGATCCATGAG GCCACACAGTTCAACATGGAGCACTTCTCGGGCATCCACAACTGGTACGCCTGCTCCCACGCCCGCCCCACCTTCTGCAATGTGTGCCGCGAAGCTCTTCCAGGGGTCACCTCCCATGGCCTCTCCTGTGAAG TCTGCAAGTTCAAGGCACACAAGCGCTGTGCCGTCAGAGCCACAAACAACTGCAAGTGGACGACTCTGGCCTCCATCGGCATTGAAATCAtcgaggatgaggatggg gTGGCCATGCCCCATCAGTGGCTGGAGGGGAACTTGCCCGTCAGTGCACGCTGTGCTGTCTGTGACCGGACCTGTGGCAGTGTCCGGAGGCTGCAGGACTGGCGGTGTCTCTGGTGCAAGGCCATT GTTCACAGTGCCTGCAAGGAGCTTCTTGGCAAGAGGTGCCCCCTGGGCCAGTACAAAGTGTCCATCATCCCCCCAACTGCCCTGAACAGCATCGATTCTGATG GTTTCTGGAAAGCCACCTGCCCCTCgacctgctccagccctctcctgGCCTTTGTCAACTCCAAGAGTGGGGACAACCAGGGTGTCAAGTTTCTGCGCAAGTTCAAGCAGTTTCTCAACCCAGCCCAAGTCTTTGACCTTATGAATGGGGGCCCACACCTGGG GCTGCGCCTCTTCCAGAAGTTCTCCACCTTCAGAATCCTGGTGTGTGGTGGGGATGGCAGTGTGGGTTGGGTGCTCTCTGAGATTGATGCCCTTGGCCTCCACAAGCAG TGTCAGTTGGGTGTCCTGCCACTGGGGACTGGTAATGACCTTGCACGAGTCCTGGGTTGGGGCAGCCTATGTGACGATGacactcagctgctgcagatcctggagaagctggaaagGGCCACCACCAAGATGCTGGACCG GTGGAGTGTGCTTACCTATGAGGCCCCCAAGCAGTCCCCCTCAGCcctgaaggaggaggaaaatggggACTCCAACATCCAG GTCCAGATCTCCCATTACGTGGACTCTGTTGCCTTTCACCTGGCCAAGATCCTGGAGTCAGACAAGCACTCAGTAGTGATCTCCTCTGCAAA GTTCCTCTGTGGCACTGTCAATGACTTTGTGACTGAAGTTGGACAGGCTTACAAGAGGGCAACGGAGAACaagcaggaggctgagctgatGGCACGGAAG TGCGCCATGCTGAATGAAAAGCTGGACTCATTGGTGCGGGAGCTGAATGAGGAAGCTCAGGCCATCATGGCCCCTGAAGAAATGGCACAGGCCACCCATGCTGATGTCAAGGACCAGGAGAAAGCTGGCAGCTTCAACACCAACCCCCAGCCTCGCATCTTCAAATCCAAGGAGCAGCTCATGCTGCGGGCAAACAGCCTGAAGAAAGCCCTGCGGCAAATCATTGAGCAGACAGAGAAAG CTGTGGATGAGCAGAACAAGCAGACCCAAGCCTACCAGGGCAGTGTGGGCCCCAGCAAGGACAGCTCGGAGGAGttaaagaaggaggaggagaagctcA CCTCCCGGCGGGTGACGGTGACCTCTGCGTCTTCATCCATCATCCTGGACCGGCCAGACACCTTTGGCAGCTTGCAGTTCCCTGAAGACCCCAGCACCCT ACACTTCTTGGAGAAATGTGTAATGAATAACTACTTTGGCATCGGCCTGGATGCAAAAATCTCCCTGGAGTTCAACAACAAACGCGATGAGCACCCCAAGAAGTGCAG CAGCCGCACCAAGAATATGATGTGGTATGGGGTGCTGGGCACAAAGGAGCTTCTGCAGCGCACTTACAAGAACCTGGAGCAGCGGGTACAGCTTGAG TGTGACGGGGTGCCTATCtcactgcccagcctgcagggcatTGCTGTCCTCAACATCCCCAGCTATGCTGGGGGCATCAACTTCTGGGGAGGCACCAAGGAGGACAAT AACTTTGGGGCTCCATCCTTCGATGACAAGAAGCTGGAGGTGGTGGCAGTCTTTGGCAGCATCCAGATGGCCGTGTCACGGGTCATCAACCTCCAGCACCATCGCATTGCTCAG TGCCGCGTGGTGAAGATCACCATCCGGGGCGACGagggtgtccctgtgcaggtgGATGGAGAGGCCTGGATCCAGCCACCTGGCATCATCAAAATCCAGCACAAGAACAGAGCCCAGATGCTGACAAGGGACCGG GCATTTGAAAGCACCCTCAAGTCTTGGGAGGACAAGCAGAAAGGGGAGAGCTACCGAGCAGCCACACGGCCAcggctcagctcccagcagtcCATGGAGTACCTGActgaggaggagagcagcctcTTGCAGCAGGTCTCACAGGTTGCTGAGACCCTCATTGCCAG GATCCATGAGGCAGCCAAGGCTCACAAAGCCATGGAGCAGGAACTGGCACATGCAGTCAATGCCAGCTCTCTGGCACTGAGTGAAGCCCTCTCCCACAAAGCTGCTGGCACCTCAGAG TTTCTCAGCAGGAATGTGGCTGTGGAGATGGTGCTGAGCATCAAAGAGCTGTGGGCTGAGACCAGGGCATTCCTGGAAGGGAAGGCG CTGGACTCgccacaggaggaggaggcgcTTCAGGGCCCCCTGAGTGTGCTGGGCCAGGAGTTGCAGCGGCTGCTGGACATCCACTGGCTGGGCCCTATTGCCCACCCTGCTGAGGAG GAAGGTGCCAGCAAGGGCAGCTTTAAGCTTCGCCTCAACATCCCCAAGTccaggaaggagaaggacaagctgcagaagcagaaggCCAACAGTGTGCTGCCAG CAGACAAGTGGGGCTCCGAGGAGGTGGCAGCTTGGCTGGAAACGCTTGGTTTAGGGGAATACAGAGACATTTTTGTCCGGCATGACATCCAGGGCTCAGAGTTGAttctgctggagaggagagacCTTAAG GACCTGGGGATCACCAAAGTGGGCCATATGAAGAGGATCCTTCAGGCCATTAAGGAACTCAGCAACCTGCCCTag
- the LOC103816296 gene encoding diacylglycerol kinase delta isoform X1 — protein sequence MAEKLVPGDLFSRKTRESVSSLDLDKLAPISPEAGGEESSDSEGEQEDSSHKLIRKVSTSGQMRSKKSVKEGLLLKQTSSFQRWKRRYFKLRGRTLYYAKDAKSLIFDEVDLSDASVAETSTKNINNSFTVITPFRKLILCAENRKEMEDWITALKSVQKWEIHEATQFNMEHFSGIHNWYACSHARPTFCNVCREALPGVTSHGLSCEVCKFKAHKRCAVRATNNCKWTTLASIGIEIIEDEDGVAMPHQWLEGNLPVSARCAVCDRTCGSVRRLQDWRCLWCKAIVHSACKELLGKRCPLGQYKVSIIPPTALNSIDSDGFWKATCPSTCSSPLLAFVNSKSGDNQGVKFLRKFKQFLNPAQVFDLMNGGPHLGLRLFQKFSTFRILVCGGDGSVGWVLSEIDALGLHKQCQLGVLPLGTGNDLARVLGWGSLCDDDTQLLQILEKLERATTKMLDRWSVLTYEAPKQSPSALKEEENGDSNIQVQISHYVDSVAFHLAKILESDKHSVVISSAKFLCGTVNDFVTEVGQAYKRATENKQEAELMARKCAMLNEKLDSLVRELNEEAQAIMAPEEMAQATHADVKDQEKAGSFNTNPQPRIFKSKEQLMLRANSLKKALRQIIEQTEKAVDEQNKQTQAYQGSVGPSKDSSEELKKEEEKLTTSLSPWPASRRVTVTSASSSIILDRPDTFGSLQFPEDPSTLHFLEKCVMNNYFGIGLDAKISLEFNNKRDEHPKKCSSRTKNMMWYGVLGTKELLQRTYKNLEQRVQLECDGVPISLPSLQGIAVLNIPSYAGGINFWGGTKEDNNFGAPSFDDKKLEVVAVFGSIQMAVSRVINLQHHRIAQVCRVVKITIRGDEGVPVQVDGEAWIQPPGIIKIQHKNRAQMLTRDRAFESTLKSWEDKQKGESYRAATRPRLSSQQSMEYLTEEESSLLQQVSQVAETLIARSDCGKGNIVGTGKGELYCGHAEVCAQPRGALAAPAPVTRRIHEAAKAHKAMEQELAHAVNASSLALSEALSHKAAGTSEFLSRNVAVEMVLSIKELWAETRAFLEGKALDSPQEEEALQGPLSVLGQELQRLLDIHWLGPIAHPAEEEGASKGSFKLRLNIPKSRKEKDKLQKQKANSVLPADKWGSEEVAAWLETLGLGEYRDIFVRHDIQGSELILLERRDLKDLGITKVGHMKRILQAIKELSNLP from the exons ATGGCCGAGAAGCTGGTGCCTGGGGACCTGTTCTCAAGGAAGACCCGGGAATCAGTGTCATCCCTGGACTTAGACAAGCTGGCACCCATCTCTCCCGAGGCTGGTGGTGAGGAGTCGTCCGACAGCGAGGGCGAGCAGGAGGACAGTTCTCACAAGCTCATCCGGAAGGTTTCCACCTCAGGGCAGATGAGAAGCAAG AAGAGCGTAAAGGAGGGGCTGTTGCTGAAGCAGACGAGCTCCTTCCAGAGGTGGAAGAGACGATACTTCAAGCTGCGAGGCAGGACACTTTATTATGCTAAGGATGCCAAG TCCCTGATCTTTGATGAAGTGGACCTGTCTGATGCCAGTGTGGCCGAGACCAGCACCAAGAACATCAACAACAGTTTCACG GTGATCACGCCATTCAGGAAGCTCATTTTATGTGCGGAGAACCGGAAGGAGATGGAGGACTGGATCACAGCCCTGAAATCTGTCCAGAAGTGGGAGATCCATGAG GCCACACAGTTCAACATGGAGCACTTCTCGGGCATCCACAACTGGTACGCCTGCTCCCACGCCCGCCCCACCTTCTGCAATGTGTGCCGCGAAGCTCTTCCAGGGGTCACCTCCCATGGCCTCTCCTGTGAAG TCTGCAAGTTCAAGGCACACAAGCGCTGTGCCGTCAGAGCCACAAACAACTGCAAGTGGACGACTCTGGCCTCCATCGGCATTGAAATCAtcgaggatgaggatggg gTGGCCATGCCCCATCAGTGGCTGGAGGGGAACTTGCCCGTCAGTGCACGCTGTGCTGTCTGTGACCGGACCTGTGGCAGTGTCCGGAGGCTGCAGGACTGGCGGTGTCTCTGGTGCAAGGCCATT GTTCACAGTGCCTGCAAGGAGCTTCTTGGCAAGAGGTGCCCCCTGGGCCAGTACAAAGTGTCCATCATCCCCCCAACTGCCCTGAACAGCATCGATTCTGATG GTTTCTGGAAAGCCACCTGCCCCTCgacctgctccagccctctcctgGCCTTTGTCAACTCCAAGAGTGGGGACAACCAGGGTGTCAAGTTTCTGCGCAAGTTCAAGCAGTTTCTCAACCCAGCCCAAGTCTTTGACCTTATGAATGGGGGCCCACACCTGGG GCTGCGCCTCTTCCAGAAGTTCTCCACCTTCAGAATCCTGGTGTGTGGTGGGGATGGCAGTGTGGGTTGGGTGCTCTCTGAGATTGATGCCCTTGGCCTCCACAAGCAG TGTCAGTTGGGTGTCCTGCCACTGGGGACTGGTAATGACCTTGCACGAGTCCTGGGTTGGGGCAGCCTATGTGACGATGacactcagctgctgcagatcctggagaagctggaaagGGCCACCACCAAGATGCTGGACCG GTGGAGTGTGCTTACCTATGAGGCCCCCAAGCAGTCCCCCTCAGCcctgaaggaggaggaaaatggggACTCCAACATCCAG GTCCAGATCTCCCATTACGTGGACTCTGTTGCCTTTCACCTGGCCAAGATCCTGGAGTCAGACAAGCACTCAGTAGTGATCTCCTCTGCAAA GTTCCTCTGTGGCACTGTCAATGACTTTGTGACTGAAGTTGGACAGGCTTACAAGAGGGCAACGGAGAACaagcaggaggctgagctgatGGCACGGAAG TGCGCCATGCTGAATGAAAAGCTGGACTCATTGGTGCGGGAGCTGAATGAGGAAGCTCAGGCCATCATGGCCCCTGAAGAAATGGCACAGGCCACCCATGCTGATGTCAAGGACCAGGAGAAAGCTGGCAGCTTCAACACCAACCCCCAGCCTCGCATCTTCAAATCCAAGGAGCAGCTCATGCTGCGGGCAAACAGCCTGAAGAAAGCCCTGCGGCAAATCATTGAGCAGACAGAGAAAG CTGTGGATGAGCAGAACAAGCAGACCCAAGCCTACCAGGGCAGTGTGGGCCCCAGCAAGGACAGCTCGGAGGAGttaaagaaggaggaggagaagctcA CTACCTCCCTGTCACCCTGGCCAGCCTCCCGGCGGGTGACGGTGACCTCTGCGTCTTCATCCATCATCCTGGACCGGCCAGACACCTTTGGCAGCTTGCAGTTCCCTGAAGACCCCAGCACCCT ACACTTCTTGGAGAAATGTGTAATGAATAACTACTTTGGCATCGGCCTGGATGCAAAAATCTCCCTGGAGTTCAACAACAAACGCGATGAGCACCCCAAGAAGTGCAG CAGCCGCACCAAGAATATGATGTGGTATGGGGTGCTGGGCACAAAGGAGCTTCTGCAGCGCACTTACAAGAACCTGGAGCAGCGGGTACAGCTTGAG TGTGACGGGGTGCCTATCtcactgcccagcctgcagggcatTGCTGTCCTCAACATCCCCAGCTATGCTGGGGGCATCAACTTCTGGGGAGGCACCAAGGAGGACAAT AACTTTGGGGCTCCATCCTTCGATGACAAGAAGCTGGAGGTGGTGGCAGTCTTTGGCAGCATCCAGATGGCCGTGTCACGGGTCATCAACCTCCAGCACCATCGCATTGCTCAGGTA TGCCGCGTGGTGAAGATCACCATCCGGGGCGACGagggtgtccctgtgcaggtgGATGGAGAGGCCTGGATCCAGCCACCTGGCATCATCAAAATCCAGCACAAGAACAGAGCCCAGATGCTGACAAGGGACCGG GCATTTGAAAGCACCCTCAAGTCTTGGGAGGACAAGCAGAAAGGGGAGAGCTACCGAGCAGCCACACGGCCAcggctcagctcccagcagtcCATGGAGTACCTGActgaggaggagagcagcctcTTGCAGCAGGTCTCACAGGTTGCTGAGACCCTCATTGCCAGGTCAGACTGTGGGAAGGGGAACATAGTAggcacagggaagggggaaCTCTACTGTGGCCATGCAgaggtgtgtgcccagcccaggggagccctggcagctccagcccctgtcACCCGCAGGATCCATGAGGCAGCCAAGGCTCACAAAGCCATGGAGCAGGAACTGGCACATGCAGTCAATGCCAGCTCTCTGGCACTGAGTGAAGCCCTCTCCCACAAAGCTGCTGGCACCTCAGAG TTTCTCAGCAGGAATGTGGCTGTGGAGATGGTGCTGAGCATCAAAGAGCTGTGGGCTGAGACCAGGGCATTCCTGGAAGGGAAGGCG CTGGACTCgccacaggaggaggaggcgcTTCAGGGCCCCCTGAGTGTGCTGGGCCAGGAGTTGCAGCGGCTGCTGGACATCCACTGGCTGGGCCCTATTGCCCACCCTGCTGAGGAG GAAGGTGCCAGCAAGGGCAGCTTTAAGCTTCGCCTCAACATCCCCAAGTccaggaaggagaaggacaagctgcagaagcagaaggCCAACAGTGTGCTGCCAG CAGACAAGTGGGGCTCCGAGGAGGTGGCAGCTTGGCTGGAAACGCTTGGTTTAGGGGAATACAGAGACATTTTTGTCCGGCATGACATCCAGGGCTCAGAGTTGAttctgctggagaggagagacCTTAAG GACCTGGGGATCACCAAAGTGGGCCATATGAAGAGGATCCTTCAGGCCATTAAGGAACTCAGCAACCTGCCCTag
- the LOC103816296 gene encoding diacylglycerol kinase delta isoform X5 yields MAEKLVPGDLFSRKTRESVSSLDLDKLAPISPEAGGEESSDSEGEQEDSSHKLIRKVSTSGQMRSKKSVKEGLLLKQTSSFQRWKRRYFKLRGRTLYYAKDAKSLIFDEVDLSDASVAETSTKNINNSFTVITPFRKLILCAENRKEMEDWITALKSVQKWEIHEATQFNMEHFSGIHNWYACSHARPTFCNVCREALPGVTSHGLSCEVCKFKAHKRCAVRATNNCKWTTLASIGIEIIEDEDGVAMPHQWLEGNLPVSARCAVCDRTCGSVRRLQDWRCLWCKAIVHSACKELLGKRCPLGQYKVSIIPPTALNSIDSDGFWKATCPSTCSSPLLAFVNSKSGDNQGVKFLRKFKQFLNPAQVFDLMNGGPHLGLRLFQKFSTFRILVCGGDGSVGWVLSEIDALGLHKQCQLGVLPLGTGNDLARVLGWGSLCDDDTQLLQILEKLERATTKMLDRWSVLTYEAPKQSPSALKEEENGDSNIQVQISHYVDSVAFHLAKILESDKHSVVISSAKFLCGTVNDFVTEVGQAYKRATENKQEAELMARKCAMLNEKLDSLVRELNEEAQAIMAPEEMAQATHADVKDQEKAGSFNTNPQPRIFKSKEQLMLRANSLKKALRQIIEQTEKAVDEQNKQTQAYQGSVGPSKDSSEELKKEEEKLTTSLSPWPASRRVTVTSASSSIILDRPDTFGSLQFPEDPSTLHFLEKCVMNNYFGIGLDAKISLEFNNKRDEHPKKCSSRTKNMMWYGVLGTKELLQRTYKNLEQRVQLECDGVPISLPSLQGIAVLNIPSYAGGINFWGGTKEDNNFGAPSFDDKKLEVVAVFGSIQMAVSRVINLQHHRIAQVCRVVKITIRGDEGVPVQVDGEAWIQPPGIIKIQHKNRAQMLTRDRAFESTLKSWEDKQKGESYRAATRPRLSSQQSMEYLTEEESSLLQQVSQVAETLIARSDCGKGNIVGTGKGELYCGHAEVCAQPRGALAAPAPVTRRIHEAAKAHKAMEQELAHAVNASSLALSEALSHKAAGTSEFLSRNVAVEMVLSIKELWAETRAFLEGKAEEEALQGPLSVLGQELQRLLDIHWLGPIAHPAEEEGASKGSFKLRLNIPKSRKEKDKLQKQKANSVLPADKWGSEEVAAWLETLGLGEYRDIFVRHDIQGSELILLERRDLKDLGITKVGHMKRILQAIKELSNLP; encoded by the exons ATGGCCGAGAAGCTGGTGCCTGGGGACCTGTTCTCAAGGAAGACCCGGGAATCAGTGTCATCCCTGGACTTAGACAAGCTGGCACCCATCTCTCCCGAGGCTGGTGGTGAGGAGTCGTCCGACAGCGAGGGCGAGCAGGAGGACAGTTCTCACAAGCTCATCCGGAAGGTTTCCACCTCAGGGCAGATGAGAAGCAAG AAGAGCGTAAAGGAGGGGCTGTTGCTGAAGCAGACGAGCTCCTTCCAGAGGTGGAAGAGACGATACTTCAAGCTGCGAGGCAGGACACTTTATTATGCTAAGGATGCCAAG TCCCTGATCTTTGATGAAGTGGACCTGTCTGATGCCAGTGTGGCCGAGACCAGCACCAAGAACATCAACAACAGTTTCACG GTGATCACGCCATTCAGGAAGCTCATTTTATGTGCGGAGAACCGGAAGGAGATGGAGGACTGGATCACAGCCCTGAAATCTGTCCAGAAGTGGGAGATCCATGAG GCCACACAGTTCAACATGGAGCACTTCTCGGGCATCCACAACTGGTACGCCTGCTCCCACGCCCGCCCCACCTTCTGCAATGTGTGCCGCGAAGCTCTTCCAGGGGTCACCTCCCATGGCCTCTCCTGTGAAG TCTGCAAGTTCAAGGCACACAAGCGCTGTGCCGTCAGAGCCACAAACAACTGCAAGTGGACGACTCTGGCCTCCATCGGCATTGAAATCAtcgaggatgaggatggg gTGGCCATGCCCCATCAGTGGCTGGAGGGGAACTTGCCCGTCAGTGCACGCTGTGCTGTCTGTGACCGGACCTGTGGCAGTGTCCGGAGGCTGCAGGACTGGCGGTGTCTCTGGTGCAAGGCCATT GTTCACAGTGCCTGCAAGGAGCTTCTTGGCAAGAGGTGCCCCCTGGGCCAGTACAAAGTGTCCATCATCCCCCCAACTGCCCTGAACAGCATCGATTCTGATG GTTTCTGGAAAGCCACCTGCCCCTCgacctgctccagccctctcctgGCCTTTGTCAACTCCAAGAGTGGGGACAACCAGGGTGTCAAGTTTCTGCGCAAGTTCAAGCAGTTTCTCAACCCAGCCCAAGTCTTTGACCTTATGAATGGGGGCCCACACCTGGG GCTGCGCCTCTTCCAGAAGTTCTCCACCTTCAGAATCCTGGTGTGTGGTGGGGATGGCAGTGTGGGTTGGGTGCTCTCTGAGATTGATGCCCTTGGCCTCCACAAGCAG TGTCAGTTGGGTGTCCTGCCACTGGGGACTGGTAATGACCTTGCACGAGTCCTGGGTTGGGGCAGCCTATGTGACGATGacactcagctgctgcagatcctggagaagctggaaagGGCCACCACCAAGATGCTGGACCG GTGGAGTGTGCTTACCTATGAGGCCCCCAAGCAGTCCCCCTCAGCcctgaaggaggaggaaaatggggACTCCAACATCCAG GTCCAGATCTCCCATTACGTGGACTCTGTTGCCTTTCACCTGGCCAAGATCCTGGAGTCAGACAAGCACTCAGTAGTGATCTCCTCTGCAAA GTTCCTCTGTGGCACTGTCAATGACTTTGTGACTGAAGTTGGACAGGCTTACAAGAGGGCAACGGAGAACaagcaggaggctgagctgatGGCACGGAAG TGCGCCATGCTGAATGAAAAGCTGGACTCATTGGTGCGGGAGCTGAATGAGGAAGCTCAGGCCATCATGGCCCCTGAAGAAATGGCACAGGCCACCCATGCTGATGTCAAGGACCAGGAGAAAGCTGGCAGCTTCAACACCAACCCCCAGCCTCGCATCTTCAAATCCAAGGAGCAGCTCATGCTGCGGGCAAACAGCCTGAAGAAAGCCCTGCGGCAAATCATTGAGCAGACAGAGAAAG CTGTGGATGAGCAGAACAAGCAGACCCAAGCCTACCAGGGCAGTGTGGGCCCCAGCAAGGACAGCTCGGAGGAGttaaagaaggaggaggagaagctcA CTACCTCCCTGTCACCCTGGCCAGCCTCCCGGCGGGTGACGGTGACCTCTGCGTCTTCATCCATCATCCTGGACCGGCCAGACACCTTTGGCAGCTTGCAGTTCCCTGAAGACCCCAGCACCCT ACACTTCTTGGAGAAATGTGTAATGAATAACTACTTTGGCATCGGCCTGGATGCAAAAATCTCCCTGGAGTTCAACAACAAACGCGATGAGCACCCCAAGAAGTGCAG CAGCCGCACCAAGAATATGATGTGGTATGGGGTGCTGGGCACAAAGGAGCTTCTGCAGCGCACTTACAAGAACCTGGAGCAGCGGGTACAGCTTGAG TGTGACGGGGTGCCTATCtcactgcccagcctgcagggcatTGCTGTCCTCAACATCCCCAGCTATGCTGGGGGCATCAACTTCTGGGGAGGCACCAAGGAGGACAAT AACTTTGGGGCTCCATCCTTCGATGACAAGAAGCTGGAGGTGGTGGCAGTCTTTGGCAGCATCCAGATGGCCGTGTCACGGGTCATCAACCTCCAGCACCATCGCATTGCTCAGGTA TGCCGCGTGGTGAAGATCACCATCCGGGGCGACGagggtgtccctgtgcaggtgGATGGAGAGGCCTGGATCCAGCCACCTGGCATCATCAAAATCCAGCACAAGAACAGAGCCCAGATGCTGACAAGGGACCGG GCATTTGAAAGCACCCTCAAGTCTTGGGAGGACAAGCAGAAAGGGGAGAGCTACCGAGCAGCCACACGGCCAcggctcagctcccagcagtcCATGGAGTACCTGActgaggaggagagcagcctcTTGCAGCAGGTCTCACAGGTTGCTGAGACCCTCATTGCCAGGTCAGACTGTGGGAAGGGGAACATAGTAggcacagggaagggggaaCTCTACTGTGGCCATGCAgaggtgtgtgcccagcccaggggagccctggcagctccagcccctgtcACCCGCAGGATCCATGAGGCAGCCAAGGCTCACAAAGCCATGGAGCAGGAACTGGCACATGCAGTCAATGCCAGCTCTCTGGCACTGAGTGAAGCCCTCTCCCACAAAGCTGCTGGCACCTCAGAG TTTCTCAGCAGGAATGTGGCTGTGGAGATGGTGCTGAGCATCAAAGAGCTGTGGGCTGAGACCAGGGCATTCCTGGAAGGGAAGGCG gaggaggaggcgcTTCAGGGCCCCCTGAGTGTGCTGGGCCAGGAGTTGCAGCGGCTGCTGGACATCCACTGGCTGGGCCCTATTGCCCACCCTGCTGAGGAG GAAGGTGCCAGCAAGGGCAGCTTTAAGCTTCGCCTCAACATCCCCAAGTccaggaaggagaaggacaagctgcagaagcagaaggCCAACAGTGTGCTGCCAG CAGACAAGTGGGGCTCCGAGGAGGTGGCAGCTTGGCTGGAAACGCTTGGTTTAGGGGAATACAGAGACATTTTTGTCCGGCATGACATCCAGGGCTCAGAGTTGAttctgctggagaggagagacCTTAAG GACCTGGGGATCACCAAAGTGGGCCATATGAAGAGGATCCTTCAGGCCATTAAGGAACTCAGCAACCTGCCCTag